The Acidobacteriota bacterium region TGACTCCGAGTCCCTCGGAAGTGGATCGGGTCCTTCAGGTGCCCTACGCATTTTTCCGCGACACCCGTCCCTTGGTGGAGACGCGGCATCGCGGCGGCCGTCCGTTTCCCGTCTACTTCTACGATTACCAGGGCGATTCCGTCTGGGGCCTGACGGCCCGCATGATCAAGGATTTTCTGGATGCGATGGGAGACTGGTAGGAGCGACCCTGGTGGTGTCCCTCGTGACGGTCTCCCAGGCGGACGGTGCCGCAGGAATCCAAGGTCGATTCCAGACGCGCACCGGTCAGGCAACCGGCGCCGGGCGATGCCGGGCTTTGAGCCGGTTCGCCAAGTGGTCGATGATCAACCTCACCTGAACCACGCCTTGCCGGATCAGAAACGTGGAATTCGTCCCGTAGCTCTTGTTGCCCACGATGAAGAAGTCGGGCTCCGGATTCTTCAGGAGGTCGAGATCGGGGGAGGCCTGATCGCCGCAATCGCCGGATCCTCCCAGGAGGCTGGCCGCAAGTTTTATGGGCCCCGAGGTGGCGTAGCACTCGTGGACTTGAAGTTGCCGGTAGATGGAGTTGTCCGGCTCGAATCCCACGTGTGCGATGATCTCGTCCACCTCGATCTCCCGCCGTCTGCGGCCTCCGTTCCGAGTTGCATCAACCACGACCCGGAAGGGACCCTGCGGGGACCAGGACAGGATCTCGTCCACCATGGAGCCTCCCAGGTACGACAACCAGGAGGGCGGGCGTCGGGCCAGAGAATTGGCCAGGGCGGCGATCCGGTCCCGGTAGGGAAAGGGATCGTCCGGGTAACGCTCGTAAGGAACGGTGTCGACCGAGCAGTTGACCCAGTAAACGCGGGTGCGGGGCGCCGTCTCGGTCAGCTCGCGGAGGGCTTCCAAGGTCGTCGCCGCCGAATAACCGCCTCCCACCAGAAGCACCCGCCGCCCGGCGAACATGGAACGCCGGTTTCCATTCAAGTCCACCAGGTGCCGGTGAAAATGTTCGGGTGCAGCCTGTTGCGCCTCGGACTCGCCGGGTGCGGCGATGTTGCCGTTGCCCATGAATTGGGGACGGGAATAGACGCCGGAGGCGTCGACGACGGACCGGGACCTGTGGATCCAGCTCTGTCCTGCTTGTTCAACCAGCAATCTGAAGGGGTGATGCGAACGCTCCGGCTTGCCCAGGAGGTCGTGCTTGCCCAGCCCCTGCCGGCCCACCGACCGGACCACGATCCCCTCCAGGACGCGGCCCGAGAGTTGAGGAATCCGGGACAACGGCTTGAGGTAGGTCTCGACCATTTCCGAGCCGGTCGGGTAGCTGTCGGGATGAGGCAGGGGACGCTTCGGAAAGGCGGCCTTGATCAACTCCAGGCCCCAATCCGAGTGGTTCATCCGGAAGGGACTGAACAGCCGGACGTGACCCCATTGGGAGAGGTGGTGCCCCACCTGCCCTTTCTCGAAGACGACGACGTTCAGACCGGCCAGGACTGCCCGGCTCGCCGCCTCCAAGCCGATGGGACCGGCGCCGATGATGGCGAGATCGCTGGTCGTGGGCGACCGTCTCTCCTCAACTCTGTTCTCTGCGGGTCTATTTGAAGCCGTAGGCACCGAAAAGCTCGTAGCTCTTGGGAATCCGCCCCAAAAAGAAAGCCGTGGCGACCAGATACCGGCTTTTGTCCGTCGCCGAAGAGGCCTGGTAGCAATCTGAAGCCGCCTTGACCAGAAGGATGTCATCTCCGCCGCAGACGTGCCCGTCGTTCTTGACCGCCAAGTCCATCAGAGTCGCCGCCAGGCCGGCGCCGTTCCCGGAATTCCGGTCCAGAATGACCTGGGCCGCCGTGGCGGACGCGTACGGGTCCGAATGGCTGACCACGCTGCGCAGGACCTGGGTAGCGTCTTCGGGAAGGAGATGACCGGGAAGCTGGTCCAGATCGCGATTCTGTCCGCCCTCGGAACTCTTCGCCGACGCCTGGTGGATCAGGGCGGCTCCCAACAACAAGGCAAAGGTCCGGCGGTGGGGCTCCACCAGATTGGACCAGTCTCGCAACAGGTATACGAAGTTCAAGGCGCGGGCCGGATCCGGCCAATGACCGGTCCGCGAGTTGGCCACGGCCTGAGCCGCGGTCATCAGCAGCAGGTCCCGGATGACATCCACACCTGCGCCGGATCGACTCAGAAGCGCCACGGCGTCGAGCGCCTCGCCGGTCGATTCTCCGAAGAGGCAGCTCTGTTCGAAACGGGAGCGAAGTTCCTCGGAAACGGTCCCGTTGTTCTTCAGGGCCGCAGTCAGGGGATTGGCCTGCCAGTACTCCCGGACCTGGGCCGAAAGCTGTTTCTCACGGGGTCCGGCCACCAGGAAATGAAGGGCAGGGAAGAGGATTGCTTCCAGGTTCTTCCACCGGAGCGATTGAGCCAGCTTCCAGGCCTGGTGCAGGTAGAGAAATTTGAACCCTCCATGAGCCGTATCGGCCAGGGCGTAGGACAGTCCCTGGGTCCGGAAATAGTCCCGGTCCGAGGGGTTGGCCAGAAATCCCTTGGCCCATGCCAGCGAAGCGGGCACGTCGGCCGACTCGGCGGCTTGGGTGAAGTGGTGCCAGCGCTTTTGCAGGCTCTCCTGGTTTTGGGCGCTGATCTTGTCCAGGTTCCATGGAGTCCGCTTCCGCTCCCTCGCGGCGCTCCAGGTCTGCTGAACATAGGGGCGCCACCCGGTTTCCTCGGGCAGAACGGTCTGGGCCTCGGTGGCCGCCATGATTCCGAAGAAGCCGCGGGGAACCGAATCGCCGTAGTAGCTCTCATACAAGCGGGTGGGAAGGTAGCCCGCCACCGCTTCCACGAAATCGGCGGGAGCCGGGTAATGGGTCTGAGCCTCCTTCATGCAGCCCGAAAACTCCTTCGGGCTCGACGCTTCCAGGAGGCGTTCCATGATATCGGTCATCGTCGAATCACTCCTTCGAGGGAAAAATGGACGAGTCGGAAACTCGCTCCCGGCACCTTCATGGCCGCACCAAAGCCCGGATCCGCGCCTCGAAACGGGCAGTTTCATGATACGAAATCGGACCGTCCATCACAACTTGTCCGGCTCTCCGGAGGGCGTCGGCCGGGTGCTTCCGAGGGCCTTCCGGGTTGTTGCGAAAGTGGACCGTAAGGTAGAATTTCGCCCATGTCCGGGGTCAGAAAGACGGTTCAGGTCATGGTGGGGGACGTCGCCGTCGGCGGCGATGCGCCCATCGTGGTCCAGTCCATGACCAATACGGATACCGCCGACGTGGGGGCCACGGTCCGTCAAATCCGGGAACTGGCCGGCGCCGGATCCGAGATTGTCCGGATCACGGTCAACAGCAACGCAGCAGCCCGGTCCGTCGGCGAAATCGTACGCCGGTTGAGAGGAGAGGGGAACGATGCGCCCATCGTGGGAGACTTCCACTACAACGGCCACCTGCTTCTCAGCCGCCATCCCGACTGCGCCCGTTCCCTGAGCAAGTTCCGGATCAATCCCGGCAACGTGGGAAAGGGCCGCTATCGCGACCAGAACTTCCGGCGGCTGATTCAGTTGGCGCTGGAATATGACAAGCCGGTTCGCATCGGAGTCAACTGGGGCTCGTTGGACCAGGACCTGCTGTCGCGGCTGATGGAGGTCAACGCGGCCCGGGCCGCGCCCAGGGGCGCCGGCGAGGTGCTCGAGGAGGCCATCGTGGCCAGTGCCCTTGAGTCCGCGGAACTGGCCCGGGAGTACGGCCTTCCCAAAAACCGCATCATTCTGAGCGCCAAGGTGTCCTCGGCACCCGAGCTGATTCGGATCTACCGGGTCCTGGGACGCTCCGGTGACTATCCTCTGCATCTGGGGCTGACTGAAGCGGGCATGGGAAGTCGCGGGATCGTGGCCAGTTCGGCAGCTCTGGGTGTCCTGTTGCACGATGGAATCGGGGAGACCATCCGGGTGAGTCTGACCCCATTGCCCGGAGCCAGCAGAGCCGAAGAGGTTCGTGTGGCCCAACAGATTCTCCAATCCCTCAACCTCCGCAGCTTCAGCCCCCAGGTCAGCGCCTGTCCCGGTTGCGGGCGAACGACCAGCAGCTTCTTCCAGGAATTGGCGGAACAAATCGAACGGCACCTTCGTCTTAGGATGGTGGACTGGAAGAAACTCTATCCGGGCGTCGAGGAACTCAAGGTGGCGGTCATGGGTTGCATCGTCAACGGCCCCGGGGAGTCCAAGCATGCGGACATCGGCATTTCCCTTCCGGGGAGCGGCGAAGAGCCGAAGGCGCCCGTCTACGTGGACGGACGGCAATTCACGACCCTGCGGGGAGATGGGATCTCCGACCGGTTCATTCGGATATTGGAAGATTATGTGACGGACCGGTACGGCGAGTCTCGAGAAGTGTCGAGGAGCGCCGGGCTGGGTCCGACCTAGCGTCTCGAGCCGGGAGCCGCCACCGGCGGTTCCTGAATATTCTTCATTTCCAGAGAGATTTTCCAGGAGATTGGACGCAGATGATCGAGGTGGAACATCTGACCAAACGATACGGGCTGCTGGCGGCCATCGAAGACGTGAGCTTCCAGGTTCACCAGGGAGAGATCCTCGGGTTTCTGGGCCCCAACGGAGCCGGAAAGACCACCACCATGAGGATCCTGGCCGGCTTCTTCCCCGCCACGCAGGGACGGGCCGTGGTGGCCGGGTACGACGTCTTCGAGCATCCGTTGGAGGCCAAGAGCCGTGTGGGATACCTGCCCGAGAGCCCACCCCTGTACACCGAAATGACGGTGGACAGCTACCTTCGATTCGTGGCCACCATCAAGGGAGTGACCAGTTCGGAAACGCGCGACCGAATGGAGATCGTCAAGGACCGGTGCGGACTGTCGGGTCAGGGCGAACGCTTGATCAAGCACCTGTCCAAGGGTTTCCGGCAACGGGTCGGATTGGCCCAGGCCCTGATCCACGACCCGGACGTCCTGATTCTGGACGAACCGACCATCGGTCTGGACCCCAGGCAGATCATCGAATTCCGGGAGCTCATCGGCAGTCTCCGGGGTGAGCACACCATCATCCTCTCCACTCACATCCTGCCCGAAGTGAGCATGACCTGCGACCGGGTCATCATCATCAGCCGCGGACGCATCGTGGCCGTCGATTCTCCCCAGAACCTGACCAGCCAGGTGCAGGGCGGGGAACAGATCGACCTGACGGTGGGCGGCGACACCGGCCGCGTTGAGGAATTGCTGAACGCCCTCCCCCACGTGCGGCGAGTGGCGGTCGAAGAACCGCAGAACGGCCTTTCGTCCGTGCTGGTGGAGGCGGACGGCCAGACCGAGATCCGCCACGCGGTGGCCCGCCAGGTGATCCGGAATGGACTCGATCTCTATGAGTTGAAGGTCCGTTCCGTCAGCCTTGAGGATGTCTTCGTGGAGTTGACCACCGAGGAAGAAACGGCGGAGAGCGCCCTCCGGGAAGGGGACGATCCGGATCGGGAGGGGGAGGCGCCATCGTGAGGAACTATTTCGCCATTGTCAGCAAGGAACTGTACGGATTCTTCGTCAGTCCCATCGCCTATGCCGTTCTGGGCGTCTTCTTCGCGGTTTCGGGCTACTTCTTCTTCGGAATCACCACCTCCTTCATCGAGAGGGTCCAGCAGATGGGATTGCAATCCCAGCAGTTCGGGTCCGCACCGCCTCCGGTGGATGTGTTCTCGGTCATCATGAACAGCTTCTTCAGCATCATCAGCACCATATTTCTTTTCCTCATGCCCCTGATCACCATGGGCGTCTTCGCGGAAGAAAAGAAGCGGGGCACCGTGGAGCTGCTTTTCACCTCGCCCCTGACCCACCTGCAACTGATTCTGGGCAAGTTCACGGCGGTCATGGTCTTCCTCCTGGTGATGCTGGTTCCCACCATCCTCAACATGTGC contains the following coding sequences:
- a CDS encoding ABC transporter permease, producing MRNYFAIVSKELYGFFVSPIAYAVLGVFFAVSGYFFFGITTSFIERVQQMGLQSQQFGSAPPPVDVFSVIMNSFFSIISTIFLFLMPLITMGVFAEEKKRGTVELLFTSPLTHLQLILGKFTAVMVFLLVMLVPTILNMCLLYFYSDPLPALTPVLNGFLGAFLLGGSLLSLGIFASSLTESQIVAGILSFGFFLILWVVDWMAGTGSTLGNEVLRYLSIMNHYEDFTRGVLDTSHVFFYLSLIFMGLFLTSVSLNSPKWRS
- a CDS encoding NAD(P)-binding domain-containing protein encodes the protein MPTASNRPAENRVEERRSPTTSDLAIIGAGPIGLEAASRAVLAGLNVVVFEKGQVGHHLSQWGHVRLFSPFRMNHSDWGLELIKAAFPKRPLPHPDSYPTGSEMVETYLKPLSRIPQLSGRVLEGIVVRSVGRQGLGKHDLLGKPERSHHPFRLLVEQAGQSWIHRSRSVVDASGVYSRPQFMGNGNIAAPGESEAQQAAPEHFHRHLVDLNGNRRSMFAGRRVLLVGGGYSAATTLEALRELTETAPRTRVYWVNCSVDTVPYERYPDDPFPYRDRIAALANSLARRPPSWLSYLGGSMVDEILSWSPQGPFRVVVDATRNGGRRRREIEVDEIIAHVGFEPDNSIYRQLQVHECYATSGPIKLAASLLGGSGDCGDQASPDLDLLKNPEPDFFIVGNKSYGTNSTFLIRQGVVQVRLIIDHLANRLKARHRPAPVA
- a CDS encoding ATP-binding cassette domain-containing protein encodes the protein MIEVEHLTKRYGLLAAIEDVSFQVHQGEILGFLGPNGAGKTTTMRILAGFFPATQGRAVVAGYDVFEHPLEAKSRVGYLPESPPLYTEMTVDSYLRFVATIKGVTSSETRDRMEIVKDRCGLSGQGERLIKHLSKGFRQRVGLAQALIHDPDVLILDEPTIGLDPRQIIEFRELIGSLRGEHTIILSTHILPEVSMTCDRVIIISRGRIVAVDSPQNLTSQVQGGEQIDLTVGGDTGRVEELLNALPHVRRVAVEEPQNGLSSVLVEADGQTEIRHAVARQVIRNGLDLYELKVRSVSLEDVFVELTTEEETAESALREGDDPDREGEAPS
- the ispG gene encoding flavodoxin-dependent (E)-4-hydroxy-3-methylbut-2-enyl-diphosphate synthase, which encodes MSGVRKTVQVMVGDVAVGGDAPIVVQSMTNTDTADVGATVRQIRELAGAGSEIVRITVNSNAAARSVGEIVRRLRGEGNDAPIVGDFHYNGHLLLSRHPDCARSLSKFRINPGNVGKGRYRDQNFRRLIQLALEYDKPVRIGVNWGSLDQDLLSRLMEVNAARAAPRGAGEVLEEAIVASALESAELAREYGLPKNRIILSAKVSSAPELIRIYRVLGRSGDYPLHLGLTEAGMGSRGIVASSAALGVLLHDGIGETIRVSLTPLPGASRAEEVRVAQQILQSLNLRSFSPQVSACPGCGRTTSSFFQELAEQIERHLRLRMVDWKKLYPGVEELKVAVMGCIVNGPGESKHADIGISLPGSGEEPKAPVYVDGRQFTTLRGDGISDRFIRILEDYVTDRYGESREVSRSAGLGPT